Sequence from the Nitrospirota bacterium genome:
CTTTTCGCCGGTCAGCAACTCGAACAGGACCACTCCCAACGAGAACAAGTCGGACCGGCCGTCCACCTTGGTGCCGGCCAGCTGCTCCGGAGACATGTAATTGGGCGTGCCCAGCACCACGCCGGTCTGGGTCTTGGAGGAGGCCGCGATCCGCGCAATGCCGAAGTCGGTCACTTTCGGCGTCCCGTCCTTCATCAGCATGATGTTCGCGGGTTTGATGTCCCGATGCACGATCCCCTGATGGTGCGCATAGTCCAGCGCATCCGCCACTTTGGCTACGATCTCCAGGGTGCGCGGCAGCGGCAGCAGATTGTCCTTCCGGCAATGGTCCTTCAGATCCGTCCCCTCCAGGACCTCCATGGCGATGAAGCCCAGCTCCTGCTCCTCGCCCGCATCGTAAATCGTAACGATGTTCGGATGGGAGAGCCGGCCGGCCGATTCGGCCTCACGGAAGAACCGCTCCTTGACCTCGGCCAACTGCTCCGTCTCCACTTCGTCCAGACGCATGGTCTTGATCGCGACGGACCGCTGGATCTTGGGGTCCTTGCCGAGATAGACGACGCCCATGGCGCCGCGGCCCAACTCTCTGACAACCTCGTACCGGCCCAACGTCGGCTTAACCCCGCTTCCCTCCAGGATGACGGTCCCTTCGGCCCCGCCTTTCTTGAGGCCGCCCGATCCGAAGATCATGGTCTCGCCTGCCTCTTTCAGACGCCGCCTGCGCTCCTCGACGTCTTTGAACCGGCGATCCTTGGTCTGAATGTGCTCGTAGACGGCCACGGCCTTATTGAACATGCGCTTGCGTTCGAAGTCGAGGGCGAGGTTGTAGAGGAGCCCCATCACGGCCTCGTCCAGCGGGCACTTGCGGAATTTTTCGAAGGCCAGGTCCAGCATGCCCTGCCCTTGGAACGAGAGACCCAGCGTTTTATTGCTTTCGATGCTGTCCGCTTCCGCCAGTTCCTGCCGCCGTTCGCTGAGCAGGAAGCGTGTGGCGACGACGCCCGCATAGCCCAGACCCAACAACAGGCAAGCCGGCAGGACGGAGACCACAGCACCGGACATCGCAAAGAGCGCCGCGGCTGTGCCGGCAAGAATTAGGATTGCGGCTCCGGTCGCGATGCCGCCCCACCTGACGCTCAGCCGCGGCAAGCCCGCGACGAGAACCGCGCCGGACAACAGCAGGGCCAAGAGTTCGAACGGACCGGCCCACACAGGGACGGAGATGAAGCGCTGATCCAGAAGGTTTTGCGCCACGCTGGCCACCACCTCGATGCCGGGGACCGAGGCCGAGAACGGCGTGACGTGGCGGTCGGCCAGGCCATCCGCCACGGGGCCCAGCAGAACCAGCTTGTTGCGGAACGTCCCCGGCAGGGCCTCTCCCGAGAGGACCGCATGCGCCGGGACGGTCTTGAAGACATGGTCCGCGCGGGCGAAGCCGACCGGCAGCCGCAGCCAGGGGTCCGTGGGAATCTGGAGCGGGCCGAGCGACACCTGGCCGCCCAGCTGCACCTGTACCTTGCCGGGTGGGACGTTCAAAAATGCGCCGACCGCCCGCAGGGCGAACGAGGGGAAGACGTGCCCGTGGTATTCTACCAACAGCGGCTCGCGGCGCACCACGCCGTCTTCGTCCGGGTGCAGATTGACGTGGCCGACGGCCATCCCTTCGTGCTGAAAGATCGGGAGAGGCGGCGTGAGCCGCCGGGCCTCGGTCGGCGGGAAGACGTTCCGGTCCTGCGGATTGCCGATGGCGTCCATGGCATTGGCCAGAATCGGCGCCGGGGGATCGTTGGCCTCCGCGCCCAGCGGGGGGCCGATCTCGAACACCATCGGCAGCACCACCTGGGGCGCCCGGTCGAGCGAGGCGGCCAGCTTGGCATCGTGGTCCAGACGGGTTTCGGCCTCGGTCAGATCTTGCAGCAGCGCGGTGTATATCTCCTGCGCCCGAAGATCCGCCTCGGCCGGTTTCTTGGCCGCCTCCAACTCCGACGCCACGGCCTGGGCTTGCAGCGCCAGCTCTTTTTTGAGCCCGCGTATTTCCTGCAAGCCTTGCGTCTGGTCCGGTTCGGACAGGGCAAAATCCACGCCGATCACCGTAGCGCCGCTTTCGCGCAGAATGTCGATCAGCTCTCCCATGGTGGATCGGGGCCAGGGCCAGCGACCGACCCGCGTCAG
This genomic interval carries:
- a CDS encoding CHASE2 domain-containing protein; its protein translation is MSVASSKHLLSERVIGGVLTLLFVVGYLADWSVLRNLDYLTYDLRLPLRASAQPSDQIVIVGVDDDSLTRVGRWPWPRSTMGELIDILRESGATVIGVDFALSEPDQTQGLQEIRGLKKELALQAQAVASELEAAKKPAEADLRAQEIYTALLQDLTEAETRLDHDAKLAASLDRAPQVVLPMVFEIGPPLGAEANDPPAPILANAMDAIGNPQDRNVFPPTEARRLTPPLPIFQHEGMAVGHVNLHPDEDGVVRREPLLVEYHGHVFPSFALRAVGAFLNVPPGKVQVQLGGQVSLGPLQIPTDPWLRLPVGFARADHVFKTVPAHAVLSGEALPGTFRNKLVLLGPVADGLADRHVTPFSASVPGIEVVASVAQNLLDQRFISVPVWAGPFELLALLLSGAVLVAGLPRLSVRWGGIATGAAILILAGTAAALFAMSGAVVSVLPACLLLGLGYAGVVATRFLLSERRQELAEADSIESNKTLGLSFQGQGMLDLAFEKFRKCPLDEAVMGLLYNLALDFERKRMFNKAVAVYEHIQTKDRRFKDVEERRRRLKEAGETMIFGSGGLKKGGAEGTVILEGSGVKPTLGRYEVVRELGRGAMGVVYLGKDPKIQRSVAIKTMRLDEVETEQLAEVKERFFREAESAGRLSHPNIVTIYDAGEEQELGFIAMEVLEGTDLKDHCRKDNLLPLPRTLEIVAKVADALDYAHHQGIVHRDIKPANIMLMKDGTPKVTDFGIARIAASSKTQTGVVLGTPNYMSPEQLAGTKVDGRSDLFSLGVVLFELLTGEKPFQADSVATLLFQIANQPHQSPAKIRPDLPASCQAVIDRALQKDVTLRYQRGSEMARDIRGCLQGL